A DNA window from Citrobacter tructae contains the following coding sequences:
- the fmt gene encoding methionyl-tRNA formyltransferase → MSDSLRIIFAGTPDFAARHLDALLTSGHNIVGVFTQPDRPAGRGKKLMPSPVKMLAEEKGLPVFQPVSLRPQDNQQLVADLHADVMVVVAYGLILPKAVLDMPRLGCINVHGSLLPRWRGAAPIQRSLWAGDTETGVTIMQMDVGLDTGDMLHKLSCPITAEDTSASLYSKLAELGPQGLLHTLHLLATGTAKPEVQDESLVSYAEKLSKEEARVDWTLSAAQLERCIRAFNPWPMSYIVIDEQPVKIWQATVIDKPAGAEPGTILEATRQGIQVATGNGILNLISLQPAGKKAMSVQDLLNSRREWFIPGNRLL, encoded by the coding sequence GTGTCAGACTCACTACGTATTATTTTTGCGGGTACACCTGACTTTGCAGCGCGTCATCTCGACGCGCTGTTAACTTCTGGACATAACATCGTCGGCGTGTTTACCCAACCGGATCGCCCTGCGGGACGCGGTAAAAAGCTGATGCCCAGCCCGGTAAAAATGCTGGCGGAAGAAAAAGGGTTACCGGTTTTTCAGCCTGTCTCTCTCCGTCCCCAAGATAACCAGCAACTGGTTGCTGACCTGCACGCAGATGTAATGGTAGTAGTGGCATATGGTCTGATTCTGCCAAAAGCCGTGCTGGACATGCCACGTCTGGGATGCATTAACGTTCATGGTTCGCTGCTTCCACGCTGGCGTGGCGCGGCACCTATTCAACGCTCACTGTGGGCTGGCGATACCGAAACCGGCGTGACCATCATGCAGATGGATGTCGGTCTGGATACCGGCGATATGCTGCACAAGCTCTCCTGCCCAATCACAGCAGAAGATACCAGCGCCAGCCTTTACAGCAAGCTAGCCGAGCTCGGTCCGCAGGGTCTGCTGCACACGCTGCACCTGCTGGCAACAGGCACCGCGAAGCCTGAAGTCCAGGACGAATCTCTGGTGAGCTATGCCGAGAAGTTGAGTAAAGAAGAAGCCCGTGTGGACTGGACACTTAGCGCCGCTCAGTTGGAGCGCTGTATCCGTGCCTTTAATCCATGGCCGATGAGCTACATCGTCATCGATGAACAGCCGGTCAAAATCTGGCAAGCTACGGTGATTGATAAACCTGCAGGTGCCGAGCCTGGGACGATCCTGGAGGCAACTCGCCAGGGTATTCAGGTTGCAACAGGTAACGGCATCCTGAATCTCATATCGTTGCAGCCAGCCGGTAAAAAAGCCATGAGCGTGCAGGACCTGTTGAATTCACGCCGGGAATGGTTTATTCCTGGAAACCGTCTGCTCTGA
- the def gene encoding peptide deformylase: MSVLQVLHIPDERLRKIAKPVEEVNAEIQRIVDDMFETMYAEEGIGLAATQVDIHQRIIVIDVSENRDERLVLINPELLEKDGETGIEEGCLSIPEQRALVPRAERVKIRALDREGKPFELEADGLLAICIQHEMDHLVGKLFIDYLSPLKQQRIRQKVEKLDRLNARP, translated from the coding sequence ATGTCAGTTTTGCAAGTGTTACATATCCCGGACGAGCGTCTTCGCAAAATCGCAAAACCGGTTGAAGAAGTGAATGCAGAAATTCAGCGTATCGTCGATGATATGTTCGAGACGATGTACGCCGAAGAAGGTATTGGTCTGGCGGCAACGCAGGTCGATATTCATCAGCGCATCATTGTTATTGATGTCTCTGAAAACCGCGATGAGCGTCTGGTGTTAATCAACCCGGAGCTACTGGAGAAAGACGGTGAAACCGGCATTGAAGAAGGTTGCCTGTCTATTCCCGAACAGCGTGCATTAGTGCCGCGGGCTGAAAGAGTAAAAATTCGCGCGCTCGATCGTGAGGGTAAGCCCTTTGAACTGGAAGCCGATGGCCTGTTAGCTATCTGCATCCAACACGAAATGGATCACCTGGTCGGTAAACTGTTTATTGATTATCTGTCGCCATTGAAGCAACAACGCATTCGTCAGAAAGTTGAAAAACTCGACCGCCTGAACGCCCGACCTTAA
- the dprA gene encoding DNA-protecting protein DprA — MTHTEIWLRLARVSELYGDEMVRLAHWLIAQPYIDNVTLQYAGLSSRQIVRFLSFSEIELEKTLRWLELPHHHVVFADSARYPAQLRATEDYPGLLFVVGDPDCLHSFQIAVVGSRQHSWYGERWGRLFCEKLAACGVTITSGLARGIDGVAHNAAVNMNRTSIAVLGNGLETIHPRRHVRLAERLIEAGGALVSEFPLDMLPLPRNFPRRNRIISGLSKGVLVIEAAQRSGSLVTARCALEQGRDVFALPGPLGNPGCEGPHWLIKQGAILVTAPEEILQNLQYGLHWLPDEPENSIYSLDHEEVALPFPELLANVGDEVTPVDVVAERAGQPVPEVVAQLLELELAGWIAAVPGGYVRLRRASHVRRTNVFV, encoded by the coding sequence ATGACCCATACCGAGATTTGGTTACGTTTAGCACGGGTAAGTGAACTGTACGGTGATGAAATGGTGCGCCTTGCGCATTGGCTTATTGCTCAACCGTATATTGATAATGTGACACTGCAGTATGCCGGATTATCTTCTCGCCAGATCGTGCGTTTTTTAAGCTTTTCTGAAATTGAACTGGAAAAAACGCTGCGCTGGCTGGAGTTACCACATCACCATGTCGTTTTTGCCGACAGCGCACGTTACCCGGCGCAACTTCGCGCCACGGAGGATTACCCTGGACTTCTCTTTGTTGTTGGCGATCCCGACTGTTTACACTCTTTTCAGATTGCTGTTGTGGGAAGCCGGCAACATTCCTGGTATGGAGAACGCTGGGGGCGATTATTTTGTGAGAAGCTTGCCGCTTGCGGAGTGACAATCACCAGCGGACTGGCGCGGGGGATTGATGGTGTCGCACACAATGCGGCGGTAAATATGAATAGAACAAGTATTGCCGTGTTGGGGAATGGCCTGGAAACCATTCATCCACGACGGCACGTGCGTCTTGCCGAACGTCTGATCGAGGCTGGAGGTGCGCTGGTGTCTGAGTTCCCTTTGGATATGCTCCCTTTACCCCGCAATTTTCCGCGACGAAATCGAATTATTAGTGGTCTAAGTAAAGGAGTCTTGGTTATTGAAGCCGCTCAGCGTAGCGGTTCGCTAGTGACTGCTCGTTGTGCACTAGAGCAAGGGCGGGACGTTTTTGCTTTACCTGGGCCGCTAGGGAACCCTGGTTGTGAGGGGCCGCATTGGCTTATTAAGCAAGGAGCAATATTGGTAACGGCTCCAGAGGAGATTCTGCAAAATTTGCAATACGGGTTACATTGGTTGCCAGATGAGCCTGAAAATTCAATTTATTCACTAGATCACGAAGAGGTGGCATTGCCATTTCCTGAGCTCCTGGCTAACGTAGGAGATGAGGTAACACCTGTTGACGTCGTCGCTGAACGTGCCGGCCAACCTGTGCCAGAGGTAGTGGCTCAGCTACTCGAACTGGAGTTAGCAGGATGGATCGCAGCTGTACCCGGCGGCTATGTCCGATTGAGGAGGGCAAGCCATGTTCGACGTACTAATGTATTTGTTTGA
- the smg gene encoding DUF494 family protein Smg produces MFDVLMYLFETYIHNEAELRVDQDKLERDLTDAGFDREDIYNALLWLEKLADYQDGLAEPMQLASDPLSIRIYTAEECDRLDASCRGFLLFLEQIQVLNLETREMVIERVLALDTAEFDLEDLKWVILMVLFNIPGCENAYQQMEELLFEVNEGMLH; encoded by the coding sequence ATGTTCGACGTACTAATGTATTTGTTTGAGACATATATCCATAACGAAGCGGAGCTGCGTGTGGATCAGGACAAACTGGAGCGGGATCTTACCGACGCTGGTTTTGATCGTGAAGACATCTACAACGCGTTACTGTGGCTGGAAAAACTTGCTGATTATCAGGACGGCCTTGCCGAACCCATGCAGTTAGCATCTGATCCTCTGTCTATTCGTATTTATACGGCGGAAGAGTGCGATCGCCTGGATGCGAGCTGTCGGGGGTTCCTGCTATTCCTGGAGCAGATCCAGGTGCTAAACCTCGAAACGCGAGAAATGGTTATTGAACGTGTACTCGCGCTGGATACAGCAGAATTCGATCTGGAAGACCTGAAGTGGGTGATCCTGATGGTTTTATTTAACATTCCCGGTTGTGAAAATGCGTATCAGCAAATGGAAGAATTACTCTTTGAAGTGAATGAAGGTATGCTGCACTAA
- a CDS encoding type I DNA topoisomerase — translation MAKSALFTVRKNEPCPQCGAELVIRSGKHGPFLGCSLYPECDYVRPLKSSADGHIVKVLEGKLCPACGAELVLRQGRFGMFIGCSDYPACGHTELIDKPDETAIVCPQCQAGHLVQRRSRYGKTFYSCDRYPECQFVINFKPLAGECPECHYPLLIEKKTAQGVKHFCASKQCGKPISAE, via the coding sequence ATGGCTAAATCAGCACTGTTTACGGTGCGTAAAAACGAGCCCTGCCCACAATGCGGGGCTGAACTGGTTATTCGCTCCGGGAAGCATGGCCCGTTTCTCGGCTGTTCACTGTATCCGGAATGTGACTATGTCCGTCCGCTAAAATCTTCTGCGGACGGACATATTGTCAAAGTTCTGGAGGGTAAGCTCTGTCCTGCGTGTGGTGCTGAACTGGTGCTGAGGCAGGGAAGATTCGGTATGTTTATTGGTTGTAGCGATTATCCTGCATGTGGCCATACCGAACTTATCGACAAGCCTGATGAAACGGCAATTGTTTGTCCCCAATGCCAGGCGGGCCATCTGGTCCAGCGGCGTTCTCGTTATGGCAAAACTTTTTACTCCTGCGATCGCTATCCGGAGTGCCAGTTTGTCATTAACTTCAAACCTCTGGCTGGTGAGTGTCCTGAGTGTCACTATCCGCTTCTCATCGAAAAGAAAACCGCACAGGGTGTGAAACACTTTTGTGCCAGTAAACAATGTGGAAAGCCGATTTCGGCGGAATAA
- the tsaC gene encoding L-threonylcarbamoyladenylate synthase type 1 TsaC, whose translation MNNNRPTDPIAAAIAVLKQENVIAYPTEAVFGVGCDPDSETAVTRLLELKQRPIDKGLILIAANFDQLKPYIDDSVLTDAQREAVFARWPGPVTFVFPASATTPRWLTGRFDSLAVRVTDHPLVVELCQAYGKPLVSTSANLSGLPPCRTVEEVRAQFGADFPVVEGDTGGRLNPSEIRDALTGEQFRQG comes from the coding sequence GTGAATAATAACCGGCCCACAGATCCCATCGCTGCTGCGATAGCGGTTCTGAAACAAGAAAATGTCATCGCCTACCCAACTGAAGCGGTTTTTGGCGTCGGGTGCGACCCAGACAGCGAAACGGCGGTAACGCGCCTGTTGGAACTAAAACAGCGCCCAATTGATAAAGGCTTAATTCTGATTGCGGCGAATTTTGACCAGCTCAAGCCGTATATCGATGACAGTGTGCTCACCGATGCTCAACGTGAAGCTGTTTTCGCACGCTGGCCGGGGCCTGTTACCTTCGTTTTCCCGGCATCTGCAACTACGCCGCGTTGGTTGACCGGTCGTTTTGATTCGCTTGCCGTGCGCGTCACGGACCACCCGCTGGTGGTTGAGTTGTGCCAGGCTTATGGCAAACCGTTGGTTTCTACCAGTGCTAATTTGAGTGGTTTACCTCCTTGCAGGACGGTAGAAGAAGTACGCGCGCAGTTTGGCGCAGACTTCCCCGTTGTTGAAGGCGATACCGGGGGGCGTTTAAATCCTTCGGAAATCCGTGATGCCTTAACGGGTGAACAATTTCGACAGGGGTAA
- the aroE gene encoding shikimate dehydrogenase, with amino-acid sequence MKEAYAVFGNPISHSKSPFIHQQFAQQLNIDHTYGRVLAPINNFVNTLNTFFAEGGKGANITVPFKEEAFARADELTERASLAGAVNTLKRLEDGRLLGDNTDGIGLLSDLERLAFISPGARILLIGAGGASRGVLLPLLSMDCAVTIVNRTASRAEELAQIFSHTGSVQAVGLDELENNTFDLIINATSSGISGDIPAIPASLINSSIYCYDMFYQKGSTPFLSWCALQGAKHCADGLGMLVGQAAHAVLLWHGVLPKTEPVIKQLQQELSA; translated from the coding sequence ATGAAAGAAGCTTACGCTGTTTTTGGCAATCCAATCTCGCATAGCAAATCGCCTTTCATTCATCAGCAATTTGCTCAGCAGCTGAATATTGATCACACCTATGGGCGGGTACTGGCACCTATCAATAATTTTGTGAATACGCTGAACACCTTCTTTGCCGAGGGGGGAAAGGGGGCCAATATTACCGTTCCCTTCAAAGAAGAGGCGTTTGCGCGGGCCGACGAATTAACAGAGCGGGCATCGCTTGCCGGAGCGGTCAATACTCTTAAACGTTTGGAGGATGGACGTTTACTGGGGGATAATACCGATGGAATCGGGTTATTAAGCGATCTGGAGCGTTTGGCTTTCATTAGCCCCGGAGCACGTATTTTGCTTATTGGGGCTGGCGGTGCGTCCCGCGGGGTATTGCTACCTCTCCTTTCAATGGACTGTGCAGTGACCATCGTAAACCGTACCGCCTCGCGCGCAGAAGAACTGGCTCAGATCTTCTCCCATACCGGTAGCGTACAGGCCGTGGGGTTGGATGAGCTTGAGAACAACACCTTCGATCTCATTATTAATGCGACCTCCAGTGGCATTAGCGGGGATATTCCGGCTATTCCCGCATCGCTGATCAACAGCTCTATTTATTGCTACGACATGTTTTATCAGAAAGGAAGTACGCCGTTTTTATCTTGGTGTGCGTTACAGGGAGCAAAACATTGTGCTGATGGGTTGGGAATGCTGGTGGGGCAAGCGGCGCATGCCGTTCTACTCTGGCATGGCGTACTGCCGAAGACTGAACCTGTCATTAAACAGCTGCAACAGGAGTTGTCTGCATGA
- a CDS encoding DUF1488 domain-containing protein produces the protein MNQAIQFPDREEWKADIDAVVFPAMVQGMQLACAINGEVLARRFGGDTPEQWLEIFREHRWDLEEEAEALIQAQQEDAYGWVWLS, from the coding sequence ATGAACCAGGCGATTCAGTTTCCCGATCGAGAAGAATGGAAAGCTGATATAGATGCTGTCGTTTTTCCGGCGATGGTTCAGGGTATGCAGCTAGCATGTGCCATCAATGGTGAAGTGCTGGCGCGTCGTTTTGGCGGCGACACGCCTGAGCAGTGGTTGGAAATTTTTCGGGAACATCGTTGGGATCTGGAAGAAGAAGCAGAAGCATTGATCCAAGCCCAACAGGAAGACGCTTACGGTTGGGTCTGGTTATCTTGA
- a CDS encoding gamma carbonic anhydrase family protein, whose amino-acid sequence MSDVLRPYKDLFPQIGKYVMIDASSVVIGDVRLADNVGIWPLVAIRGDVNYVQIGARTNIQDGSVLHVTHKSTSNPQGNPLIVGEDVTVGHKVMLHGCIIGNRVLVGMGSILLDGVVVEDDVMIGAGSLVPQNKRLESGYLYLGSPVKQIRPLSDEEKAGLRYSANNYVKWKDEYLSQDNQTQP is encoded by the coding sequence ATGTCTGACGTACTACGTCCTTATAAGGATCTTTTCCCGCAGATCGGGAAATACGTGATGATCGATGCCAGCAGCGTCGTCATTGGTGATGTTCGCCTGGCTGATAATGTCGGGATTTGGCCCCTGGTTGCGATTCGTGGCGACGTGAACTATGTACAAATCGGCGCTCGTACAAACATTCAGGACGGCAGTGTTCTACATGTCACGCATAAATCCACATCTAATCCGCAGGGTAATCCACTGATCGTGGGTGAGGATGTTACGGTTGGTCATAAAGTCATGCTGCACGGCTGCATCATTGGCAACCGGGTTTTGGTCGGCATGGGCTCAATTCTGCTGGACGGCGTCGTAGTAGAAGATGACGTGATGATTGGTGCGGGAAGTTTAGTTCCGCAAAACAAACGTCTGGAGAGCGGGTATCTGTACCTGGGCAGTCCAGTTAAACAAATCCGCCCACTCAGCGATGAAGAAAAAGCGGGCCTGCGGTACTCAGCTAACAACTATGTGAAATGGAAAGACGAATATTTAAGTCAAGATAACCAGACCCAACCGTAA
- a CDS encoding amino acid ABC transporter ATP-binding protein, which yields MSQLLMPSTDAMITLENVNKWYGQFHVLKNINLKVKQGERIVLCGPSGSGKSTTIRCINHLEEHQQGRIVVDGIELNEDIRNIERVRQEVGMVFQHFNLFPHLTVLQNCTLAPIWVHKMPRKEAEVLAMHYLERVRIAEHAHKFPGQISGGQQQRVAIARSLCMKPKIMLFDEPTSALDPEMVKEVLDTMIGLAQSGMTMLCVTHEMGFARTVADRVIFMDLGEIVEQAPPDEFFANPRSERTRAFLSQVIH from the coding sequence ATGAGCCAATTATTAATGCCGTCTACCGACGCGATGATTACGCTGGAAAACGTCAACAAGTGGTATGGGCAATTTCATGTTCTTAAGAATATTAACCTGAAGGTAAAGCAAGGAGAGCGAATAGTATTATGCGGGCCTTCCGGCTCTGGTAAATCGACAACCATCCGCTGTATTAATCATCTGGAAGAGCATCAGCAAGGACGCATTGTGGTGGATGGGATTGAACTCAATGAAGATATTCGCAACATTGAGCGCGTCAGGCAAGAAGTCGGCATGGTCTTTCAACACTTTAATCTCTTTCCTCATTTGACGGTCCTGCAAAACTGTACATTGGCCCCTATTTGGGTCCACAAGATGCCAAGGAAAGAGGCTGAAGTGCTGGCAATGCACTACCTTGAACGGGTTCGTATTGCTGAACATGCACATAAATTCCCGGGACAAATTTCCGGAGGACAGCAGCAGCGTGTGGCTATTGCCCGCTCACTGTGCATGAAACCCAAAATCATGTTGTTTGATGAACCCACCTCCGCGCTGGATCCTGAAATGGTAAAAGAAGTATTGGATACCATGATTGGTCTCGCGCAGTCAGGAATGACGATGCTGTGTGTTACACATGAAATGGGCTTTGCCCGTACAGTCGCGGACAGAGTGATCTTTATGGATCTTGGCGAAATAGTGGAACAGGCACCTCCGGATGAGTTTTTTGCCAATCCACGATCTGAACGTACACGTGCGTTTTTGTCGCAGGTAATACATTAA
- a CDS encoding amino acid ABC transporter permease: protein MTKALLSHPARQNSNQAGRVILWVRKNLFSSWSNSLLTLLCMWLMWEFIPPLLNWAFLQANWVGSTRADCTKAGACWVFIHERFGQFMYGLYPHDQRWRVNLALIIGLLSIAPMFWKAMSHRGRYIAAWAVVYPIVVWWLMYGGFFGLERVETRQWGGLTLTLIIASVGIAGALPWGILLALGRRSHMPVVRVLSVIFIEFWRGVPLITVLFMSSVMLPLFMSEGTSIDKLIRALVGVILFQSAYVAEVVRGGLQALPKGQYEAAESLALGYWKMQGLVILPQALKLVIPGLVNTIIALFKDTSLVIIIGLFDLFSSVQQATVDPAWLGMSTEGYVFAALIYWIFCFSMSRYSQHLEKRFNTGRTPH, encoded by the coding sequence ATGACAAAAGCACTGCTGTCTCACCCCGCGCGCCAGAACAGTAATCAGGCAGGACGCGTTATTTTATGGGTGCGTAAAAATCTGTTCTCCAGTTGGTCAAATAGCCTGCTTACGCTGTTGTGCATGTGGCTAATGTGGGAGTTTATTCCTCCCTTGCTGAATTGGGCATTTTTGCAGGCTAACTGGGTTGGGTCTACCCGGGCAGACTGTACTAAAGCAGGGGCCTGCTGGGTGTTCATCCATGAACGTTTTGGCCAATTCATGTATGGGCTCTATCCACACGATCAGCGCTGGCGGGTAAATCTGGCCCTGATTATCGGTCTGCTTTCTATCGCACCTATGTTCTGGAAAGCCATGTCTCACCGTGGTCGCTATATCGCCGCTTGGGCAGTGGTGTATCCCATTGTGGTCTGGTGGCTGATGTACGGTGGTTTTTTCGGTCTCGAACGCGTAGAAACCCGGCAATGGGGTGGATTAACTCTGACACTTATCATCGCATCCGTCGGTATTGCGGGTGCGCTACCATGGGGGATTTTACTGGCATTGGGTCGCCGTTCTCATATGCCTGTCGTGCGGGTTTTATCCGTTATCTTTATTGAGTTCTGGCGTGGAGTGCCGTTGATCACCGTCCTGTTTATGTCTTCGGTGATGCTCCCGCTGTTTATGTCAGAAGGTACCAGTATCGACAAACTGATTCGCGCGCTGGTCGGTGTGATCCTTTTCCAGTCGGCCTATGTCGCAGAGGTCGTTCGTGGAGGATTACAGGCCCTGCCAAAAGGGCAGTATGAAGCTGCCGAATCACTAGCGCTAGGGTACTGGAAGATGCAAGGGCTGGTTATTCTTCCCCAGGCGCTTAAGTTAGTCATTCCCGGACTGGTCAACACGATTATCGCGCTGTTCAAAGATACCAGCCTCGTCATCATCATCGGTCTGTTTGATCTCTTCAGCAGCGTACAACAAGCGACTGTCGATCCAGCCTGGCTGGGAATGTCGACAGAAGGCTACGTCTTTGCCGCGCTGATTTACTGGATTTTCTGTTTCAGCATGTCTCGTTACAGCCAGCATCTGGAAAAACGTTTTAACACCGGGCGTACACCGCACTGA
- a CDS encoding amino acid ABC transporter permease, translating to MLHRRSNVKGSFSFSNPAVRAWLFQILAVIVVVSIAVYLIHNTINNLSSRGITSGFSFLDRSAGFGIVQHLIDYEQGDTYGRVFLVGLLNTLLVSALCIVFASFLGFFLGLARLSDNWLLRKLSTIYIETFRNIPPLLQIFFWYFAVLRNLPGPRQAVNALDLAFLSNRGLYIPAPQMGEGLVAFCASVLIAVVVSIGLFRFNKMHQTKTGQLRRTWPTALALLVFLPMISQWIFGAALHWDIPELRGFNFRGGMVLIPELAALTLALSVYTSAFIAEIIRAGIQAVPYGQHEAARSLGLPNPVTLRQVIIPQALRVIIPPLTSQYLNIVKNSSLAAAIGYPDMVSLFAGTVLNQTGQAIETIAITMSVYLIISLSISLLMNIYNRRIALIER from the coding sequence ATGCTCCATCGCCGCTCAAACGTAAAAGGATCATTCTCCTTTTCTAACCCTGCGGTCCGCGCCTGGTTATTCCAGATACTTGCCGTCATTGTGGTCGTCAGCATTGCGGTCTATCTCATACATAACACGATTAATAACCTAAGCAGCCGTGGCATTACCTCGGGATTTTCTTTTCTCGATCGCAGTGCCGGATTTGGCATTGTCCAGCATCTGATTGATTACGAGCAGGGCGATACATACGGTCGGGTCTTTCTGGTCGGCCTGCTCAATACGCTGTTAGTCTCTGCATTGTGCATCGTTTTTGCGTCGTTTCTCGGTTTCTTTCTTGGGCTGGCACGACTGTCTGATAACTGGTTACTGCGCAAGCTCTCGACAATTTATATCGAAACGTTCCGCAATATTCCCCCGCTGCTGCAGATCTTCTTCTGGTATTTTGCTGTGTTACGTAATTTACCTGGCCCACGCCAGGCCGTTAACGCATTGGATCTCGCCTTTCTGAGCAACCGTGGGCTCTATATTCCGGCACCGCAGATGGGAGAAGGTCTTGTGGCCTTTTGCGCCTCTGTCCTGATTGCTGTTGTCGTCTCCATTGGGCTGTTTCGCTTTAATAAAATGCATCAGACCAAAACCGGTCAGCTACGTCGAACCTGGCCTACGGCTCTGGCCCTGCTCGTATTTTTACCCATGATTTCACAATGGATTTTTGGCGCAGCACTTCACTGGGATATCCCTGAATTACGCGGTTTTAACTTCCGTGGCGGTATGGTGCTGATTCCCGAGTTGGCGGCGCTGACGTTGGCGCTTTCAGTGTATACCTCCGCATTTATTGCAGAAATTATTCGCGCCGGTATTCAGGCGGTTCCTTATGGTCAGCATGAAGCCGCACGTTCACTGGGTCTGCCAAATCCGGTAACGCTTCGCCAGGTTATCATCCCACAGGCGCTACGCGTCATTATTCCTCCACTAACCAGCCAGTACCTGAATATCGTTAAAAACTCCTCTCTGGCTGCGGCCATCGGCTACCCGGATATGGTTTCACTGTTTGCCGGAACCGTACTTAACCAAACGGGGCAGGCCATTGAAACCATCGCTATTACCATGTCGGTGTATCTGATCATCAGCCTGAGTATTTCTCTGTTGATGAATATTTATAACCGTCGGATCGCACTGATTGAGCGCTAA
- a CDS encoding amino acid ABC transporter substrate-binding protein, with amino-acid sequence MKKMIIASLAAAGVLLAIANQAHAGATLDTVKKKGFVQCGISDGLPGFSYADANGKFSGIDVDVCRGVASAVFGDDTKVKYTPLTAKERFTALQSGEVDLLSRNTTWTSSRDAGMGMSFTGVTYYDGIGFLTHNKAGLKSAKELDGATVCIQAGTDTELNVADYFKANNMKYTPVTFDRSDESAKALESGRCDTLASDQSQLYALRIKLSNPAEWIVLPEVISKEPLGPVVRRGDDEWFSIVRWTLFAMLNAEEMGVNSKNVDEKAANPATPDMAHLLGKEGDYGKDLKLDNKWAYHIIKQVGNYSEIFERNVGSESPLKIKRGQNNLWNNGGIQYAPPVR; translated from the coding sequence ATGAAAAAGATGATAATAGCCAGCCTGGCTGCGGCCGGCGTGTTGCTTGCGATTGCAAATCAGGCACATGCCGGCGCAACGCTTGATACCGTAAAGAAAAAAGGGTTTGTACAATGCGGTATCAGCGATGGTTTACCTGGCTTTTCTTACGCCGATGCAAACGGTAAATTTTCAGGTATTGACGTCGATGTTTGCCGTGGTGTTGCCTCTGCCGTATTTGGTGATGATACAAAAGTAAAATATACCCCGCTCACCGCCAAGGAACGCTTCACCGCTTTACAGTCTGGCGAAGTCGATCTGCTTTCACGCAATACCACCTGGACCTCCTCTCGTGATGCAGGTATGGGCATGTCCTTTACCGGTGTAACGTATTACGATGGCATTGGTTTTCTCACCCACAATAAAGCAGGCCTGAAGAGCGCTAAAGAGTTGGATGGTGCAACGGTTTGTATTCAGGCGGGCACGGATACCGAACTGAACGTGGCCGATTACTTTAAGGCCAACAACATGAAGTACACCCCCGTCACCTTTGACCGCTCGGACGAGTCCGCTAAGGCACTGGAATCTGGCCGCTGCGATACGCTTGCCTCCGACCAGTCTCAACTGTACGCCCTGCGAATCAAGCTAAGCAATCCTGCAGAATGGATCGTCCTGCCTGAAGTTATTTCTAAAGAGCCGCTGGGACCTGTCGTGCGTCGTGGTGATGACGAGTGGTTCTCCATTGTTCGCTGGACGCTATTCGCCATGCTGAACGCTGAAGAGATGGGCGTTAACTCGAAAAACGTTGATGAAAAAGCCGCTAACCCGGCAACACCAGATATGGCACACCTGCTAGGCAAAGAGGGTGACTACGGTAAAGATCTGAAGCTGGATAACAAATGGGCTTATCACATTATTAAACAGGTAGGGAATTACTCGGAGATCTTTGAACGTAACGTGGGATCGGAAAGTCCGTTGAAGATCAAACGTGGACAGAACAACCTCTGGAATAACGGCGGTATTCAGTATGCTCCGCCGGTGCGCTAA
- a CDS encoding lipoprotein — protein sequence MKRLISVALLTALLAGCAHDSPCVPVYDDQGRLVHTNTCMKGTTQDNWETAGAIAGGAAAVAGLTLGIVALTK from the coding sequence ATGAAAAGATTAATCTCCGTTGCATTGCTGACGGCATTACTGGCGGGCTGTGCACACGATTCTCCTTGCGTACCTGTCTATGACGATCAGGGCCGCTTGGTTCATACCAATACCTGTATGAAAGGCACCACGCAGGATAATTGGGAAACTGCAGGCGCAATCGCCGGTGGTGCTGCTGCCGTTGCCGGTCTGACGCTTGGGATCGTTGCCCTGACCAAATGA